Within bacterium, the genomic segment CGCCCGGGCTGTTGCGGACCGCTTGTGAAGCGATACGGAAGAGATGATTAACCGTTCTCGGAAGAAATGAGCAAGATGAATAAAAACATCCTTCGATTTCTGGGGCTGACGGTGGTTTGCCTGTTGATCGGCATCGCCTTCACCCGCGTGGGGGATAATGAAGCCTTTCCCCAGGACAACATCCGCGCGGACCTCGACCGATTTGTTGAGGTCTTCGCCTATGTCAAGCGCTATTATGTCGAGCCGGTGGAGAGTGACAAGTTGATCACCGGCGCTATTGAAGGCTTGCTGGCCAAGCTGGACCCCCACTCGGTTTACATCCCCAAGAAGAGTCTGGAGAAGGTGAATGAGCAATTCGAGGGCTCTTTTGAGGGCATCGGCATCGAATTTATCGTCCTGAACAAGGTCCTGACGGTGGTGTCGCCGATCCCCGGCGGGCCTTCGGAGGCGGTCGGGCTGCTGCCCGGCGACCAGATCGTACGCATCGATGGCGTTTCCGCCTATGGCATCACGGAGGATGAGGTCTTTAAAAAACTGCGCGGTCCCAAGGGCAGCCGGGTCAAGGTAACGGTTGCGCGTGCCAATCTGGCCGATCCCTTCGACGTGGAGATCGTTCGCGACAAGATTCCGATCAACAGTCTCTACGCCGCCTTTATGCTCGATGACGGCAAGACTGGGTACATCTGGCTGGCGCGGTTTGCTAAAACCACCGCCGATGAGCTCGAGGCCGCCCTCAAGGATCTGCACAGCCAGGGCATGAAGCGGCTCATTCTCGATCTGCGTTCCAACGCCGGCGGACTGCTGGAGCAGGCCGTGGAGGTGGCGGACAAGTTCATCCCCGCCGGACAGAAGCTGGTGTATACCCGCGGCCGTCTCACCGGGGCGGATGAGGATTTCTTCTCCACCAGCAACGGCGACCAGCCGATGAAGCCGATGATTGTCATGATCAGCCACGGATCGGCGAGTGCTTCGGAGATCGTCGCCGGTGCGATCCAGGACCTCGATCGCGGTCTAGTGGTCGGCCAGACCAGCTTTGGAAAGGGACTGGTCCAGAACCAGATCGGCCTCAAAGACGGTTCAGCGCTGCGGCTCACAGTAGCGCGATATTACACCCCGAGCGGACGTCTGATCCAGCGGCCCTATACCGGCGGACTGGCTGATTACTATGCGGCGGCATATGATGATGAAGATGCAAACGCCCCGACGGCCCAGCCTGATTCGGGGCGCACCGTCTACAAGACGCGCGCCGGCCGCACGGTTTTCGGCGGCGGCGGCATCACCCCGGACAGCACGCTGAAAGCGGAACGGATCACGCGGTTTACCAATGACCTCTTCGGCCGCCGGATCTTTTTTGAACTCGGCTCCAAATACGGCACCGCGCTGCGCGGCAGGTATACCAGCTTTGCAATTTTTCGTGCACAATTCAGCATCGGAGAGGAGTTCACGGCCGACCTCAAAGAGGTGCTAAAGAAAAACAAGATCGAATTCAATGAAGAGGCTTACAAGCGGGATGAAGCCTTCATCAAGACCATGGTCAAGGCGGAGGTAGCGCGCACCCTCTGGGACAGCAAGCATTATTACCAGGTGTTGCGCAGCGAGGACCCGGAGGTGATCGCTGCTGAAGCCCTGATGCCACAGGCCGCATCCATCCTCAAGCAGGGCGGATGGTGAGCGATGCCACGGCGACCGCCGCAGCGCCGGTGGATCGGGATGGGGGCCGGCGCCCTTTTGATGCTGACGTTGAGGTATACCGCCTGCTTCAATCCCTTTGCCCCGGAGCTGGAACACCATGCGGGCGGCGGATTGCGCATCACCGGACAAACCACCCCGCAGGAGGTGCTTGAAAATTTCGTCTATGCGTATACTCTGAAGGACTCGCTGGTTTACGACGGCCTGCTCGACAGCTCTTTTGTCTTTGTCTATTTTGATCCCAATCTTGGCTCCTCTGGGCTCTATGCCTCCTGGAATCGCGATATCGAACTCAAAACCACAGGCCGGCTCTTCCGGAATTTCGAAACTCTCACCCTGGTCTGGGATTCGACCATCTACGAGACTGTGGATGCAACAACGGCCGAACTGGCCAAGACCTTGCATCTCCACTTGTTTGGCAGCCGAGGGGAGTTCAATCTAACCGGCAATGCCATTTTTAATCTGCGCAAAAGCGCTTATGATCAAAAATGGCGTATTACCCGCTGGAAGGATGAATCCCAGATGTGAGGCTGAAAAACTGATTGACTTATTGGAATGATATTTAGTATCTTATATAAACTACGCTTGCAAAGCAGCTGATGTGACAGGTTGGTCATTCTGGCTAAAGTGGGACCGCTGTGATCACCGATGAGCAAAAAAAACGGTTCGAAGAGATCGCATTTGAATATATGGACTCCCTTTACAGCACAGCGCTGCGCATGACTCGTAATACTGCGGAAGCGGAGGATCTCGTGCAAGACACCTATCTGCGTGCCTTCCGTTTTTTCAGTAAATTCGAAGAGGGGACCAATTTCAAGGCCTGGATCTTCAAAATTCTCACCAACACCTTCATCAACAAGTACCGAAAAAAAATCCGGACGCCGCAGCAGGTGCAGCTGGACAAGGTTGAATTTGGGCTCGAGAGCGAGGACGAGCAAAAGGCAGTCAAGGAGTGGGGCGGTTTTGACGAGGCCAATTACGAAGAACTCTTTGATGACGATATCAAAGCCGCTCTGGCACAGCTCTCCGATGAATTCCGCATGGTGATTCTGCTGGCCGATGTGGAAGGATTTGCCTATAAGGAGATTGCCGAGATCATCGATCGTCCGATCGGGACGGTGATGTCCCGGCTTTTCCGCGGTCGGCGGATGTTGCAGAAGGTTCTGGAAAAATATGCCCGCAATGAAGGTTATATCAGCTCCAAGCGAAGACCAACCGGTCTGAGAACCGTATGAGACAAATCGCATTCCTCTTTCTTTTTTCGATGGCCGGGATTGCGGCGGCCCAGGGACTGGCCGAGCCCGAGATCCTCACTGTACAGGCCAGCCTCGCACCGGCGCAAGCCCGCGCCGGTGCGGAGATTGCGGTGGTGGTGACTGCCCGGATCGCCTCGGGGCTGCACATCAATTCCAGCGAACCCACAGCCGATTTCCTGATCCCGACGCAATTACAACTCGCACCCGCCCCCCAGCTCCAGATCGGGGTGGTACGCTACCCCAAACCCCTCTTCAAGAAATTCGCTTTTTATAGCGAGGATCTTTCGGTTTATGAGGGAGAGGTCGCCTTCTCCTGCAGCGCCCGGATCGCGCCGGAGGCTGCGCCCGGCAAGCTCACCCTCACCGGCGTGCTCTCCTATCAAGGCTGCAATGAGAACACCTGCTTCTCACCTGCCGAGAAGCGTTTTACCCTGCCGCTCGAGATTGTCGCCGCCTCTGCCGAAACCGAGCCGGGCGGCGCTGAATTCGCTGCAGCCGGCAGGCAGACGGGTGACGGCCCGGAACAGGCGGTTACAGGGGCGGGCAGCGCAGCTTTGAAGTTGACCCGAGACGAGCAGCGGGCCATGCAGATCCTGGAAAAGGGTCTTTTTTCTGCGCTCCTGGCTTTTTTCCTGATCGGCCTGGCGCTCAACCTAACCCCTTGTGTCTATCCGGTCATCCCATTGACGGTCAGTTACTTTGGCGGCCGCAGCGGCCGAAGCCGCGGTTCCAGTTTTATCAATGCCCTCTTTTACCTTGCCGGCATCGCCCTCTCCTTCGCCCTGCTCGGCGTGCTCTCCGGGCTGGCCGGCAAGCAATGGGGCTTCCTTTTTCAGAGCCCCTGGTTTGTCGCGGTGGTGGTCACCATCATTTTGCTCATGGCCGCGAGCATGTTCGGGGCTTTCGAGATCAGCATACCGACGGTGCTGTTGACCCGTTTTGGCACGGCCCGTGAGGGCCTTGTCGGGGCTCTGGTGATGGGATTGACAGTCGGGGTGATCATCGCCCCCTGTGCGGCCGGGATCATCATCGGTCTGGTTGGACTGGTTGCCAAGTTGGGGCTGGTGGCCAAGGGCGGCCTGCTCTTCTTTGTGATGGGCCTGGGTTTGGGCACACCCTATCTGGTGCTAGCGACCTTCTCCGGGCTGCTCGACCGGCTGCCGCAGTCGGGTATGTGGATGTTGTGGGTGAAGAAATTCTTCGGATTTTTACTGGTCGGCGTTGCCCTCTATTTTATCACCCCGCAGATTGAATTGCTCTACGACAAGCTCTTCTTTCTGCTCGGGCTGCTCGGTTTGGTCGCGGGAGTCCTCCTCGGTTTTACCGGTCATGAGGAATCCACGCGGGCCTTCAAGTGGTTCCGGAGGATCCTGGGAACGTTGATGATCCTGCTGGGTTTGCACTGGCTCAACGGGTCGATTGACGCCAGGCCCTCCGATCTCCCGTGGATGCACTACAAGG encodes:
- a CDS encoding cytochrome c biogenesis protein CcdA translates to MRQIAFLFLFSMAGIAAAQGLAEPEILTVQASLAPAQARAGAEIAVVVTARIASGLHINSSEPTADFLIPTQLQLAPAPQLQIGVVRYPKPLFKKFAFYSEDLSVYEGEVAFSCSARIAPEAAPGKLTLTGVLSYQGCNENTCFSPAEKRFTLPLEIVAASAETEPGGAEFAAAGRQTGDGPEQAVTGAGSAALKLTRDEQRAMQILEKGLFSALLAFFLIGLALNLTPCVYPVIPLTVSYFGGRSGRSRGSSFINALFYLAGIALSFALLGVLSGLAGKQWGFLFQSPWFVAVVVTIILLMAASMFGAFEISIPTVLLTRFGTAREGLVGALVMGLTVGVIIAPCAAGIIIGLVGLVAKLGLVAKGGLLFFVMGLGLGTPYLVLATFSGLLDRLPQSGMWMLWVKKFFGFLLVGVALYFITPQIELLYDKLFFLLGLLGLVAGVLLGFTGHEESTRAFKWFRRILGTLMILLGLHWLNGSIDARPSDLPWMHYKDQSLEALIAPGKPVFVDFYADWCAPCKQLDRETFADSRIKEALANFTLVKVDCTKPDARTRVFMDHFAVSGMPTLIYLTASGEELSELREIGFIPPEKMLASLQRALQAR
- a CDS encoding S41 family peptidase — its product is MNKNILRFLGLTVVCLLIGIAFTRVGDNEAFPQDNIRADLDRFVEVFAYVKRYYVEPVESDKLITGAIEGLLAKLDPHSVYIPKKSLEKVNEQFEGSFEGIGIEFIVLNKVLTVVSPIPGGPSEAVGLLPGDQIVRIDGVSAYGITEDEVFKKLRGPKGSRVKVTVARANLADPFDVEIVRDKIPINSLYAAFMLDDGKTGYIWLARFAKTTADELEAALKDLHSQGMKRLILDLRSNAGGLLEQAVEVADKFIPAGQKLVYTRGRLTGADEDFFSTSNGDQPMKPMIVMISHGSASASEIVAGAIQDLDRGLVVGQTSFGKGLVQNQIGLKDGSALRLTVARYYTPSGRLIQRPYTGGLADYYAAAYDDEDANAPTAQPDSGRTVYKTRAGRTVFGGGGITPDSTLKAERITRFTNDLFGRRIFFELGSKYGTALRGRYTSFAIFRAQFSIGEEFTADLKEVLKKNKIEFNEEAYKRDEAFIKTMVKAEVARTLWDSKHYYQVLRSEDPEVIAAEALMPQAASILKQGGW
- a CDS encoding sigma-70 family RNA polymerase sigma factor; this translates as MITDEQKKRFEEIAFEYMDSLYSTALRMTRNTAEAEDLVQDTYLRAFRFFSKFEEGTNFKAWIFKILTNTFINKYRKKIRTPQQVQLDKVEFGLESEDEQKAVKEWGGFDEANYEELFDDDIKAALAQLSDEFRMVILLADVEGFAYKEIAEIIDRPIGTVMSRLFRGRRMLQKVLEKYARNEGYISSKRRPTGLRTV